A region from the Brassica napus cultivar Da-Ae chromosome C8, Da-Ae, whole genome shotgun sequence genome encodes:
- the LOC106385860 gene encoding photosystem II 22 kDa protein, chloroplastic-like: MDQTMLLTSGISANHFLRNKNPLAQPKVHHLFLSGNSPVTLPSRIPSLVPLAIFKPKTKAAPKKVEKVKPKVEDGIFGTSGGIGFTKQNELFVGRVAMIGFAASLLGEALTGKGILAQLNLETGIPIYEAEPLLLFFILFTLLGAIGALGDRGKFVDDPPTGLEKAVIPPGKGVRSALGLKEQGPLFGFTKANELFVGRLAQLGIAFSLIGEIITGKGALAQLNIETGIPIQDIEPLVLLNVAFFFAAAINPGNGKFITDDGEES, encoded by the exons ATGGATCAAACCATGCTGCTAACTTCCGGCATCTCTGCAAACCATTTCTTGAGGAACAAGAACCCTCTGGCTCAGCCCAAAGttcaccatctcttcctctCCGGAAACTCTCCGGTTACTCTACCATCTCGAATACCATCGTTGGTTCCTCTCGCTATCTTCAAACCCAAAACCAAAGCTGCTCCCAAAAAG GTTGAGAAAGTGAAGCCAAAGGTTGAAGACGGTATCTTCGGAACGTCTGGTGGGATAGGATTCACGAAGCAGAACGAGCTCTTTGTGGGCCGTGTTGCTATGATCGGTTTCGCT GCATCGTTGCTAGGTGAGGCGTTGACTGGGAAAGGGATATTAGCACAGCTGAATTTGGAGACAGGAATACCGATTTACGAAGCAGAGCCattgcttctcttcttcatatTGTTCACTCTGTTGGGTGCCATTGGAGCTCTTGGAGACAGAGGAAAATTCGTCGACGATCCTCCCACCGGACTCGAGAAAGCCGTCATTCCTCCCGGCAAAGGCGTTCGCTCTGCCCTCGGTCTCAAAGAACAAG GTCCTTTGTTTGGGTTCACGAAGGCGAACGAGTTGTTCGTAGGAAGATTGGCACAATTGGGAATAGCATTTTCATTGATAGGAGAGATTATTACAGGGAAAGGAGCACTTGCTCAACTCAACATTGAGACTGGTATTCCAATTCAAGATATCGAACCACTCGTCCTCTTAAACGTTGCTTTCTTCTTCGCTGCTGCCATTAATCCTGGTAATGGAAAGTTCATTACTGATGATGGTGAAGAAAGCTAA